In one window of Zingiber officinale cultivar Zhangliang chromosome 11A, Zo_v1.1, whole genome shotgun sequence DNA:
- the LOC122032024 gene encoding chitinase 2-like, translated as MASSSFLIYSLLLFLMASSSAAAPSNLFREYIGAEFTGVRFSDVPVSSGVEFHFILAFAIDYTTSSSPTPTNGRFNIFWDSQNLSPAAVAAIKRSHPNVRVALSLGGDSVHGQFANFTPDSVDSWVNNAVDSLTSLVEEYHIDGIDVDYEHFRATPAAFAESIGRLVTRLKRAGTISFASIAPFADDDVQRHYLALWSKYGRAIDYVNFQFYAYARGTTVAQFLEHFEEQRRNYRGGRLLASFNTEENPGGLTPQNGFFRACSQLKKQGKLGGIFVWTADTSLSQGFRYEKQAQSLLASG; from the coding sequence ATGGCTTCCTCTTCCTTCTTGATCTACTCTCTGCTCTTGTTTTTGATGGCTAGTTCCTCCGCCGCCGCCCCCTCCAACCTCTTCCGAGAGTACATCGGCGCCGAGTTCACCGGCGTCCGCTTCTCCGACGTCCCCGTGTCCTCCGGCGTCGAATTCCACTTCATCCTCGCCTTCGCCATCGACTACACCACTTCCTCCTCCCCCACCCCCACCAACGGCCGCTTCAACATCTTCTGGGACAGCCAAAACCTCTCCCCCGCCGCCGTCGCCGCCATCAAGCGCTCCCACCCGAACGTCAGGGTCGCCCTCAGCCTCGGCGGCGACTCCGTCCATGGCCAATTCGCCAACTTCACGCCCGATTCCGTCGACTCCTGGGTCAACAATGCCGTCGACTCCCTCACCTCCCTCGTCGAGGAGTACCACATCGACGGCATCGACGTCGACTACGAGCACTTCCGGGCGACGCCGGCGGCGTTCGCGGAGAGCATTGGGCGGCTGGTGACTCGGCTGAAGCGCGCGGGGACGATCTCCTTCGCCTCCATCGCGCCGTTCGCCGACGACGACGTGCAGAGGCACTACCTGGCGCTGTGGAGCAAGTACGGCCGAGCGATCGACTACGTGAACTTCCAGTTCTACGCGTATGCGAGAGGGACGACGGTGGCGCAGTTCTTGGAGCACTTCGAGGAGCAGAGGAGAAACTACAGGGGAGGGCGGCTGCTGGCGAGCTTCAACACGGAGGAGAACCCCGGCGGGCTGACGCCCCAAAATGGCTTCTTCAGGGCGTGCAGCCAGCTGAAGAAGCAGGGGAAGCTCGGGGGGATCTTCGTGTGGACCGCCGACACCTCCCTGAGCCAAGGATTCAGGTACGAG